One window from the genome of Dermacentor silvarum isolate Dsil-2018 chromosome 5, BIME_Dsil_1.4, whole genome shotgun sequence encodes:
- the LOC119452878 gene encoding uncharacterized protein LOC119452878, producing MESLEQLESQKYAELLALARELGYTCKGNPKKAKVVKFIRQSVACGLAKGKENSNVTFAPDAAAATSSPEAAQPVGAGLPKRAVATNTPVPKSASKVRKTPNFSKLHAAEFAKMKSVVDCTARRNILVGTSAAGRSLQTPKSASRIPRPNTKANAGGVLQTPKAASRIPKLTVSKAKTVPLREPVRVRIEPSQRMATRQNKARTILGKVRSNRRFDLLMAKRGLVCD from the exons ATGGAAAGCTTGGAGCAACTCGAGTCTCAGAAATACGCCGAGCTCCTAGCATTGGCCCGGGAGCTTGGGTACACCTGCAAGGGCAACCCGAAGAAGGCCAAAGTTGTCAAGTTCATCCGGCAGTCCGTTGCCTGCGGGCTGGCTAAGGGCAAAG AAAACAGTAACGTGACGTTTGCCCCGGACGCAGCTGCTGCAACGTCGAGCCCCGAAGCTGCGCAGCCCGTGGGTGCGGGGCTGCCAAAGCGTGCTGTAGCTACTAACACCCCCGTGCCAAAGTCGGCATCCAAAGTGAGGAAGACGCCGAACTTCTCCAAGCTTCACGCGGCAGAGTTTGCCAAAATGAAGTCTGTGGTAGACTGCACTGCCCGCCGCAACATCTTAGTGGGCACTAGCGCTGCTGGTCGTTCGCTTCAGACACCCAAATCGGCATCACGCATACCCCGCCCCAACACGAAGGCCAATGCTGGTGGCGTGCTGCAGACGCCGAAAGCTGCATCACGGATTCCGAAGCTGACCGTGAGCAAAGCAAAAACTGTGCCGCTGAGGGAGCCAGTGCGAGTGCGGATTGAGCCAAGCCAGCGCATGGCTACACGGCAGAACAAGGCACGCACTATCCTAGGCAAAGTGCGCTCCAACAGGAGATTTGACTTGCTCATGGCGAAAAGGGGCCTTGTGTGCGACTGA
- the LOC119452879 gene encoding small nuclear ribonucleoprotein F gives MASLPLNPKPFLNSLTGKPVMVKLKWGMEYKGYLVSVDGYMNLQLANTEEYIDGNCTGNLGEVLLRCNNVLYVRGVEEEEEDGEMKD, from the coding sequence ATGGCCTCATTGCCGCTTAACCCGAAGCCGTTCCTCAACAGCCTGACCGGCAAGCCTGTGATGGTGAAGCTGAAGTGGGGCATGGAGTACAAGGGCTACCTGGTGTCCGTGGACGGCTACATGAACCTGCAGCTCGCCAACACCGAGGAGTACATCGACGGCAACTGCACCGGCAACCTGGGCGAGGTGCTGCTCCGATGCAACAACGTCCTCTACGTCAGGGGCGTcgaggaagaggaagaagacggcgaGATGAAGGACTGA